From the genome of Eriocheir sinensis breed Jianghai 21 chromosome 55, ASM2467909v1, whole genome shotgun sequence:
GAAGCTAGGCTGTTGTGCTCCACCTTCACGGGTTTCGAGCTCTTGGAGTCTTGGGGTGACGCGAAGGGCATGCGTCTCAGCCTGCAGCCTGCCGCTGCTACTCCCCAATACATGACGCCAGGCCGTGCCTCAAGCGTTCCTTCCGGCGGCGCGGTGCTCAGTGCCCGGCGCCTACACACCTCCTGCTGATGTGCCCCGGCACGGACCGGGAAGCCTGACGTGCCGTTGCACATCTCGGCGCGCGCTAGAATTTTCCACACAATCGATGTAACGCATTGCTAAGTGACTTCAATACAAATACATGATTCTAACTTACACGAAACAAAACAATGCGTTCatatgatgtatgtatgtatgcatgtatgaatgtatCAATGTAGTATGTAAGTTAGTGAAACATTATACATTCagattttcattttattcagtaCAAAAATAATCTGATGAAATTAATCTTATAATATACCCGAAATGAAGAGAGCGGCACTGAATGGCAGAACCTCGATTCTTTGGGCCGAGTACAAACGTGCTGCAGGTGGCGGTGGCTTCTCATCCCGCCGTGCCCTTGCTGACCGAGGAGAGCGGCGTGCTGTTGGTTGTCACGGGACTCACGGAGCGCGATGGGGGGCGGGGCAGCTGGCGGGTCATCCGCTGCGTGCAGGCCGCCAGCAGGTCGAGGACTCTCCGGCGGTGGTGAAGGTTGGCGAAGATGAACACCAGCGGGTCCACCACGAAGTGTGCGGAGAACAAAATGTGGAATATGACGCTATAGTAGTGCGGCAGCGTGCCCATGAGGTGGTATATGGAGTGCGGGAGGCTGAACACCAGGTTGCTGATGAACACCGCCAGCATGGCCCGCGTCGCCTGGTCCATGACGGCTCCTGCGCGTGGCTGCTGCAGAGTGGCGGCCAGCCGACGCTTGTTCCGCTGCACCTAAAACGATAACAGAAAAATCATGACGGTAACTTTTGATGAGTGTGTTGAAGCATTAGCACATCACTATAAAGGTTGAAAGGCCAAGGTAACACCACTCGCACAGGAAGAAGTGAACCCTCCCTACGCCATGTCCTCTGACGGCAGACATATAAGAGAGGATCGTCTCCCTAGGATACAGATCACAACACTTTGCTTATACCCGGTACTGAAGGGCTGCTAAATAACTGATGCAATGGTATGAACAGCGCCCACTTAAAGTTAAAATATGTGCCTTTGTTATAATAGGTATGTGCCTAAGGGGATATACCCACAAAGGGTCAGCATAAAATGACTGTTCCAGATCTTTAAGGGATGCTCAAATAAAAGAATACAAGtaatataagaggaaaataagtaagCAGGTTTATTCTGTTGTAATCGTTACCGTTTATCCCTCATACATCTGTGCCAAGGTCTCATAACAAGAGGGTAATGTTGTTGGTGGCGCCCGTGTGtgttgtgtctgtgtttgtgtccctGTATGTGTCCGTCTAAGTATTTCTATTAGTGTTTGTGTTCGTGTGATGTCATAAGAGCCTTCCAGTGTTAGCGTTTGTGTTCGTGTCAGCGTTTGTGTGGTGTCATGCAGTTCTGGCGGCAGTGTTTGTGTTCGGGTGATGTCATAAGAGCCTTCCAGTATTGGCGTTTGTGTTCGTGTCAGCGTTTGTGTGGTGTCATGCAGTTCTGGCGGCAGTGTTTGTGTTCGGGTGATGTCATAAGAGCCTTCCAGTATTGGCGTTTGTGTTCGTGTCAGCGTTTGTGTGGTGTCTTGCAGTTCTGGCGGCAGTGTTTGTGTTCGGGTGATGTCATAAGAGCTTTCCAGTATTGGCGTTTGTGTTCGTGTCAGCGTTTGTGTGGTGTCATGCAGTTCTGGCGGCAGTGTTTGTGTTCGGGTGATGTCATAAGAGCCTTCCAGTATTAGCGTTTGTGTTCGTGTCAGCGTTTGTGTGGTGTCTTGCAGTTCTGGCGTCAGTGTTTGTGTTCGGGTGATGTCATAAGAGCCTTCCAGTATTGGCGTTTGTGTTCATGTCCGCGTTTGTGGTGTGTCATGCAGTGCTGGCGGCAGTGTTTGTGTTCGGGTGATGTCATAAGAGCCTTCCAGTATTGGCGTTTGTGTTCGTTTCCGCGTTTGTGTGGTGTCTTGCAGTTCTGGCGGCAGTGTTTGTGTTCGGGTGATGTCATAAGAGCTTTCCAGTATTGGCGTTTGTGTTCGTTTCCGCGTTTGTGTGGTGTCTTGCAGTTCTGGCGGCAGTGTTTGTGTTCGGGTGATGTCATAAGAGCCTTCCAGTATTGGCGTTTGTGTTCATGTCCGCGTTTGTGTGGTGTCATGCAGTTCTGGCGGCAGTGTTTGTGTTCGGGTGATGTCATAAGAGCCTTCCAGTATTGGCGTTTGTGTTCGTGTCAGCGTTTGTGTGGTGTCATGCAGTTCTGGCGTCAGTGTTTGTGTTCGGGTGATGTCATAAGAGCCTTCCAGTATTGGCGTTTGTGTTCGTGTCAGCGTTTGTGTGGTGTCTTGCAGTTCTGGCGGCAGTGTTTGTGTTCGGGTGATGTCATAAGAGCCTTCCAGTATTGGCGTTTGTGTTCGTGTCCGCGTTTGTGTGGTGTCTTGCAGTTCTGGCGTcagtgtttgtgttcgtgtgATGTCATAAGAGCCTTCCAGTATTGGCGTTTGTGTTCGTGTCCGCGTTTGTGTGGTGTCTTGCAGTTCTGGCGTcagtgtttgtgttcgtgtgATGTCATAAGAGCCTTCCAGTATTGGCGTTTGTGTTCGTGTCAGCGTTTGTGTGGTGTCATGCAGTTCTGGCGGCAGTGTTTGTGTTCGGGTGATGTCATAAGCGCCTTCCAGTATTGGCGTTTGTGTTCGTGTCAGCGTTTGTGTGGTGTCATGCAGTTCTGGCGGCAGTGTTTGTGTTCGGGTGATGTCATAAGAGCCTTCCAGTATTGGCGTTTGTGTTCGTGTCAGCGTTTGTGTGGTGTCATGCAGTTCTGGCGGCAGTGTTTGTGTTCGGGTGATGTCATAAGCGCCTTCCAGTATTGGCGTTTGTGTTCGTGTCAGCGTTTGTGTGGTGTCATGCAGTTCTGGCGGCAGTGTTTGTGTTCGGGTGATGTCATAAGAGCCTTCCAGTATTGGCGTTTGTGTTCGTTTCCGCGTTTGTGTGGTGTCATGCAGTTCTGGCGGCAGTGTTTGTGTTCGGATGATGTCATAAGAGCTTTCCAGTATTGGCGTTTGTGTTCGTGTCAGCGTTGGTGTGGTGTCATGCAGTTCTGGCGGCAGTGTTTGTGTTCGGGTGATGTCATAAGAGCCTTCCAGTATTGGCGTTTGTGTTCGTGTCAGCGTTTGTGTGGTGTCTTGCAGTTCTGGCGGCAGTGTTTGTGTTCGGGTGATGTCAAGAGCCTTCCAGTCTTAGCGTTTGTGTTCGTGTCAGCGTTTGTGTGGTGTCATGCAGTTCTGGCGGCAGTGTTTGTGTTCGGGTGATGTCATAAGAGCCTTCCAGTGTTAGCGTTTGTGTTCGTGTCAGCGTTTGTGTGGTGTCATGCAGTTCTGGCGGCAGTGTTTGTGTTCGGGTGATGTCATAAGAGCCTTCCAGTGTTAGCGTTTGTGTTCGTGTCAGCGTTTGTGTGGTGTCTTGCAGTTCTGGCGGCAGTGTTTGTGTTCGGGTGATGTCATAAGAGCCTTCCAGTGTTAGCGTTTGTGTTCGTGTCCGCGTTTGTGTGGTGTCTTGCAGTTCTGGCGTCAGTGTTTGTGTTCGGGTGATGTCATAAGAGCCTTCCAGTGTTAGCGTTTGTGTTCGTGTCCGCGTTTGTGTGGTGTCTTGCAGTTCTGGCGTCAGTGTTTGTGTTCGGGTGATGTCATAAGAGCCTTCCAGTGTTAGCGTTTGTGTTCGTGTCCGCGTTTGTGTGGTGTCATGCAGTTCTGGCGTCAGTGTTTGTGTTCGGGTGATGTCATAAGAGCCTTCCAGTGTTAGCGTTTGTGTTCGTGTCCGCGTTTGTGTGGTGTCTTGCAGTTCTGGCGTCAGTGTTTGTGTTCGGGTGATGTCATAAGAGCCTTCCAGTGTTAGCGTTTGTGTTCGTGTCCGCGTTTGTGTGGTGTCTTGCAGTTCTGGCGTCAGTGTTTGTCAGCAtatagggccagttcgacagtccaacagtcattctaagcgcccaaaccaagctATAATCTCCAAAATGATTCGTTTTCTCTTCTCAATACCAGGTACTAAAGAGACTTCCCGTGTGGTCTGCTAAAATTTAATCCTATTTATATCAATCGCAAACacaatacaaggaattttcgtagtattttgtgcttggttggggagcttacgaacATGCTGTACTGGagctcaccgttgccagattgtcgtactcagaggatAGTACTTACCTGTTTCTGACCCCTAAccattgccaagaaacattaggatctaactcttttaacgataactataaatgagtttcgttactggagcccagaagacggttttggggtaggaagtcgggaaatacaagcggctgagtacgacaatctggcaacattgcaGGAGGTCCTCAATTGCTCCTTCCAATACTTACAGCGATAATCATGAGGGCGTAGGAGGCGAAGGTGACCAGAACAGGAAGCAGCGTGGccaaaaagaagtagaggaaactAAGAGCATCCCTCGTTTTTCCTTCCACGCGCTTCGTCACCACGGCTCCGAATATCACCTGAAGGGAACACCATCAATTATCAACACTTCGTAAGAATGAGGTGAGTAGCGACTATTTTTGGAGTTGTTTTTCATTTAATCACCAATGAACTTTTTCCTTCCGGCCGTTACAGTTTTCCTTAACCTATTATTCCTTTGATCTGTTATGGTTTATATAGTAAGAATGAGGTGAGTAGCGACTATTTTTGGAGTTGTTTTTCAGTTAATCACCACTCAACTTTTTCCTTCCGGTCGTTACAGTTTTCCTTAACCTATTATTCCTTTGGTCTGTTATGGTTTATATAGTAAGGATGAGGTGATTGTCATTACTTTTACAGCTATTTTTTATTCAATTACCAATGCACTTTTTTCCTTTCGGAGGTTACAGTTTTTCTTGACCTAATCTTACCCCAATTCTTTATGGTTTATTTTATTAAGTTGAACACTGCATGTCTAAGCAATTGTATTTGTAGGCATGAAAAGTTATGGTGCAAAATAAAACAATGCAAAATCAGctccatatcgtcaccttcgtaaacaaaccgtctaagtcattattttctactttacaggaaatcagaaaagaactgtcatgatctcatttggcttaagatttaggcagaaatgaaaaggtcaattctagaacactcaagccctgaatgacgaaggcaactatacaaaaatgggcgtcacatgttgaaaaattgatgtagacaaaaacctggaaatctctggaaaatgacttaggcgattattttatgagggtgacgatatactaGCAACAATAAAAATTAGTGTACTCACAATCCCAGTGATAAGCGAGTAAGCGATGACAGATAAGACCAGAGTTACTGCCACTCGCATCTTAAGGTCGCTCTTCCCAGTGGTCCACACGGCCGCCACTCTGTAGGATtcgggtcgtattaaaagacatttcgccgcccaagaacacatttttgacaaggctttcgtaggagtgatgggcatttccaggaatagttttatgaccctggtggtagtttgacccttcctctgtaccatgaacctaaggaaacactcattagaactcgactgaccccttctttaaccttcagaaattgttaatgtgagaagcgatagtgtcttataataccaaccgaCCTCAACCACGTGACCCAAACGGTGAACAGAGAGAATGTATCAAAAAACACAAAAGGGAAATATTCATAGTTATCTCTAGACACCTGAGTTGGCACGGACTGCATACCTGACCACTGCAATGACGGCTATGAAGGCCAGTTCACTCTGCGCCATGATGCTGTACGCGAACAAGTGGGCGATCGTGGCTGTCAAGGAGATCCTGTGTGCGTCGCAGTTGATGAGTCCGAGCGCGATTTCTACAACCAGGGGCCGCGACCCCACGCAGATCACCAGGACAGGCACGAACACGCTCATCAGCAGCACCTTCACCGGCCGCCGCGTCTTGGTGCACGACGCCACGCACCACAGGGCCACCGCGTTGCCTGAGGTGCCAAGAAGACCATTTTGATCAAACACTAAACACTTTTCATCACAGTTTTATGGCATGTGATCATACAGCAGCATGTTTGTGGCTCTGCTCTACCCAGAACCAAGGGTGTGGAGACTGACTCACCAAGGATGCCGAAGATCGCGATGCATATGTTGTGAACCACCGCCAGCCACAGCAGGGGCGTGGGCGTGACAACTTGCCCAGGGCCGTACAGCGCCTCCGTGTCACACCCCTCACCCTCGGTCTGGTTGCTAAACAGCCTTATTAGTATTTCAGGGGAAAATTCGGTGATTTAGAACTAGTATAGCATGATGGTTGGCAGTGTTGAAAAACATTTCCGCCGTATTCATTTAAGTGTCCGCAAGAAACCAAACTTCCTTGGAATTGGATCACTTTCCCAGGTACTAACCTGTTCATGTTGACCCTGAACACAAACGACAGAGAATCGTGGTGTACATTCACACCGCAACACCTCGGGcctgagactgactgactgaaccggCCGAAGAACGAATAATATACGCTTCCTCGGCCGTGCCGCTGCCGCGTCTCGCCAGTCGCCATGCAGTGTCGGTTGACGCGGACGGTGACGTACGCACCCACTCAGCAGGAAATACCCGATTACTGCCTAACAAAAAATGATGCAACTGCCGGGCCCAACTGGTGACAAAAATGCTTTCCTTTGCTTGTTTGTGGTACCATCCGTTGCTAAGTGCAATAATAGTGGTAACAAAGTATATTTGGCACCTGAAACGAGAGGAACAACTGATTCTCACGGATGTTGTTAAAAATGCTGCTcagaggcggagggaaggagcggctcacgaaaagaaaaaaatgtgtgtgtgtgtgtgtgtgtgtgtatatatatatatatatatatatatatatatatatatatatatatatatatatatatatatatatatatatatatatatctatatataatgaATAGTAAGTATTTATTAAGAGGTGAATAAAGgcaaataattattttttgtgttgcgAATGAAGTGTAATAAGAGGAAGCGCCGCCCCTCAGCGTTGCATATTCATGAGTACAGGAAGTACTTGGAAAGTGTAAATGAATAAAACGAAGAGTTCACCAGGAGCGCGAAATACTGCGCACACACTTCATTTGCTGCATTTttctaaataaagaaaaaatatattatcgcAAAtgcgttccttttcttttttacatgaaATAATCAAATCAAACAACGAATCCACCAGACGCACGAGCTTTATCGCTCACACTtaacttgttatttttttcttaaaattGTAACTGCATCCCAGGGAGAACAAAACTGGAGGCACGGCttgtatctttcttctttctgaatgaaagaaaaatacacctaaaaaaaagaagaaaaaatcagtgAGCTAACGAAACTTGATAACGTACACATTTCACTTAATTTTTATATGGAAACTGTACATCATACACGAAGTAGGTTGAGTTTGTTTGAAGCTTTCTGCCCTGGAACAAGCGTGCGTGAAGGCGACGGTACTCCCGGGACACACTGGGAAGCTTGTCCCCTGGGTGTCACTCTAGGACGCAGCGGCCCAGAAAATGGACTCGTTTATATCATTCGTCTTATCTCCAGTGACTTGCTTGTTTAATCAACCGACAGCTATCGTTCATCTTTAGTTAACAAAATAATCTAGAGTAAGCTTATCATAACTACCATAAACCTTGATAACAAATACTTTAATCCTCTATACACCTGTAATGTGACTTTGGATGAGTAGAACTATTCAGGGTGGCGGGAAGGAGACTGAACACTGTGCCACCGCCGGTCAACGGTCAACACACGGCGAGCGGCGGCGTGGAAATATTCTGAGCTGTCGTGTGTGGCGTTGTTCGGTAATACCCAAGTCAAGGTGTGTCCTGGCCGCTCCACCTTGCTTACATGTATACggaaggtgtgtatgtgtgtgtgtgtgtgtgtgtgtgtgtgtgtgttctttcttggtccccttccttctcctcctcctgtgtgtgtgtgtgtgtgttctttcttggTCCCGTTCcttctcctcgtgtgtgtgtgtgtgtgtgtgtgtgtgtgtgtgtgtgtgtgttctttcttggtccccttccttctcctcttcgtgtgTGTGCCAGAAGACAATCATCGCTTCAGTCTTGTCAGTGTCCATGGAGGCAGGGTAAAATAAAGCATACCTTTATTTTACCCTGCATGGAGGCCTCCTGTCTCCTGCCACCCACTCAGAGACTCGTCGTTATTTCGCATCACTAAGCAATCAAAGTCAGTCCGTGCTTGATTTTTATTTGGTGATGCAACACAACAGAAGACAAAATGGTATATAGTACAGTACAAGGAAAAGCAATACGCGATGCAGTAAAACAAAGCAGTGTAGCTCAGTTCAGCAAACACTCCATAGCCACGTGGATTTCTGATGGCGACTGTTGAGTGATtatcgtaaaaataaataaaaaataatgatccgaatttaactttttttccgttCATATTAGTCTTCATTCTCAGTGCTGAATTAACTAAATGAAATTAAACATTCGTCACTGAATGTTCATATTTCCATAAACTTTTACAGTAAcccttattttcatataaactatTAAGAAGAGACTCAACTTCTCCGTCCTCATAAGTCGCAGGCAGTGGTGTTCTGAAACTACGTAAGTCTCAGCGGGTGTCTCAGCGGGTGTCTCAGCGGGTGTGGTGCTTGGTGTGCGAGTTCAATCTCAGCTCACGTCAGGTTCTCGGTGAGGGAGGCAGCGCCCACTTGTAACACTAGTAGAGCTATTGATGGTCTTCGCTTCTTAGCTCGAgggtatttaaaaaaaaaagtacagttaCATACATGTATACCATTTTTCAGCCACCTCTCTGATAAATCAATGTTGCTGTACACACGAATACAGGAAGAGCTTTACTAAATGCAATATATATTTGCAAGTTTATAACGACAACGAAGTGCACAAATCACTCGAAGGCCACGAGAAGACACTACTTTTTCGGCATCTATTGCCCGGCGAACTTGCGGTTCATGTCAAGTCTCGATGGTTTCGGCGGCGTGATGTGAGGTTCCGAGGCTCTCCTGCTTGTGTGTAGacagctggaggtggtggtggtcactgcGGGAGGCAGAGCCGGCCTTGTGGAACGACGAGGTTGGGTGCGAGATGTTTTTTGTGACGTTCTTCACGCTGGAGAAGAAGTGTCTCCGGTAGCCGGTGTTGAGCCACACGAACGCCAGCGGGTCCACCACAAAGTGCGTTGAAAAGATGACGTGGAATATGACGTGCATGTAGTACGGCTGCCTCACCATGAGGTGGTAGATGGAGTGAGGGAGGCCGAAGATGAGGTTACTGATGAACACCGCCAGTATGGCCTTCGTCGCCTGGTCCATGCTTG
Proteins encoded in this window:
- the LOC126984064 gene encoding uncharacterized protein LOC126984064 isoform X1; the encoded protein is MATGETRQRHGRGSVYYSFFGRFSQSVSGPRCCGVNVHHDSLSFVFRVNMNRLFSNQTEGEGCDTEALYGPGQVVTPTPLLWLAVVHNICIAIFGILGNAVALWCVASCTKTRRPVKVLLMSVFVPVLVICVGSRPLVVEIALGLINCDAHRISLTATIAHLFAYSIMAQSELAFIAVIAVVRVAAVWTTGKSDLKMRVAVTLVLSVIAYSLITGIVIFGAVVTKRVEGKTRDALSFLYFFLATLLPVLVTFASYALMIIAVQRNKRRLAATLQQPRAGAVMDQATRAMLAVFISNLVFSLPHSIYHLMGTLPHYYSVIFHILFSAHFVVDPLVFIFANLHHRRRVLDLLAACTQRMTRQLPRPPSRSVSPVTTNSTPLSSVSKGTAG
- the LOC126984064 gene encoding uncharacterized protein LOC126984064 isoform X2, whose translation is MATGETRQRHGRGSVYYSFFGRFSQSVSGPRCCGVNVHHDSLSFVFRVNMNSNQTEGEGCDTEALYGPGQVVTPTPLLWLAVVHNICIAIFGILGNAVALWCVASCTKTRRPVKVLLMSVFVPVLVICVGSRPLVVEIALGLINCDAHRISLTATIAHLFAYSIMAQSELAFIAVIAVVRVAAVWTTGKSDLKMRVAVTLVLSVIAYSLITGIVIFGAVVTKRVEGKTRDALSFLYFFLATLLPVLVTFASYALMIIAVQRNKRRLAATLQQPRAGAVMDQATRAMLAVFISNLVFSLPHSIYHLMGTLPHYYSVIFHILFSAHFVVDPLVFIFANLHHRRRVLDLLAACTQRMTRQLPRPPSRSVSPVTTNSTPLSSVSKGTAG
- the LOC126984064 gene encoding uncharacterized protein LOC126984064 isoform X3 encodes the protein MATGETRQRHGRGSVYYSFFGRFSQSVSGPRCCGVNVHHDSLSFVFRVNMNRLFSNQTEGEGCDTEALYGPGQVVTPTPLLWLAVVHNICIAIFGILGNAVALWCVASCTKTRRPVKVLLMSVFVPVLVICVGSRPLVVEIALGLINCDAHRISLTATIAHLFAYSIMAQSELAFIAVIAVVRVAAVWTTGKSDLKMRVAVTLVLSVIAYSLITGIVQRNKRRLAATLQQPRAGAVMDQATRAMLAVFISNLVFSLPHSIYHLMGTLPHYYSVIFHILFSAHFVVDPLVFIFANLHHRRRVLDLLAACTQRMTRQLPRPPSRSVSPVTTNSTPLSSVSKGTAG